In the genome of Cyanobacterium sp. T60_A2020_053, the window AATTCTACCCCTTCCAACTCTTGCACAATGGATTTTAAACCGTGACTAGAGGAATAGGTGCGCGCTAACTTACTGGCTACCTTAGTGCAAAAAATCGGGTTAGTTTCCACCCCAAAAGTATGAAGAAATTGTGCCACATCAAAACGGGCAAAATGAAAAATTTTGGTAATGTGTTTCGCCGTTAATAATTGGCAAAGGTGAGGGGCGCTTTTCTGCCCTCTTTTAATGGTAATGGCTGACACATGACCCGTGTTATCACAAATTTGCACCAAACACAGGCGATCACGCTGAGGCACTAAGCCCATAGTTTCCGTATCAATGGCTAAAACATCACTTTGTAAATATCGCTCAAAAATATCCACAGGCAAATCTTCTTCACAAACCAAAAAATTATCCATCATATTTAGACATTAACTAACACAAATTATGTAGGGTGGGCAATGCCCACCATTAAAAATATTAATCAAACAAAAAACTAATCTTGATCTTGACGACGAGGGTAAATTTGTTCAGCCTCTGGGCAATCATCAGACACGTTAATTTCCGTATAGCCACGAGGCACAGAAGCTAACTTACGACTGATAGCGCCGATACTTTCAAGGCGCACAAACTCTTCCCAAGAACTGTTTTCAAAATCCTCATCCATTTCATAGCGAATAGTAACAATATCTCCTTCGATACCGATAATTCGTGCATCCTCAATCCAACGTTGTTGATCCCGCAAGAACACAGAGACATCACAACCTTCTTTGTACATTTGATAAATCTTGCGGTCTAGCATAGACTTTTCCTTAACTTTGCTAAAGATCAAATTATTGTATATGGTAATAGTAAATGGTCAATTTCTATGGAGAAATTGAATTATAATAAGTAGATAAACTACCTATTATAACGAAACTAGGGTAATAAAACTATCGAGAAAACAATTAAACCCATTGAAACCCTAGATTATCAATCTTTTTCCTTCTCTTAAATTTATCCCTTGAAAATGGCAGATATTTTGAGATTACTAAGGGATGACAATCATCAGGATGATTTTCTCGTAGATACCTTAGCAGTGGAAAGAAAATTTTTAATATCATTCTTAAATTTTTTAGTCTGATTTAAAATCTGTTTTGAGACTAGAATCATCTTAACATTTAATTTTAATTATGCTACGCTTTTTCAAGAATTGTTAAAATATTATCTGTAACTAAAGATGTTTGTTCTAACATGGCAAAATGTCCACAATTATCAATTTCCACCACATTATCTTGATGATGCTCATTAAAAAGATGATGAAAACTGGCAAGATGACGCACATATTTTAATTCCATAATCTGGTCTTGTTTTCCAGCGATAAAATATAACGGTTGGGTGAGGCGCGCTACAATTTGTGGTAAATAATGAACTTCTTGCTCTGTGGTTGACTCTAACAAAGAAGCAAT includes:
- a CDS encoding ribonuclease D is translated as MDNFLVCEEDLPVDIFERYLQSDVLAIDTETMGLVPQRDRLCLVQICDNTGHVSAITIKRGQKSAPHLCQLLTAKHITKIFHFARFDVAQFLHTFGVETNPIFCTKVASKLARTYSSSHGLKSIVQELEGVELDKKAQSSDWGNVGNLSTEQLSYAGNDVRYLIPMREKLIAMLQREGRWDLAEKCINTISLFVELDLAFYKDVFEH